One genomic region from Capsicum annuum cultivar UCD-10X-F1 unplaced genomic scaffold, UCD10Xv1.1 ctg21785, whole genome shotgun sequence encodes:
- the LOC124890662 gene encoding uncharacterized protein LOC124890662 encodes MRTVVALLLLLLPLVVAESGNSNSLIEWQILSKLNYSSQIRLHPNLLLFVTLPWSGESRSLMKELADVVSHDQGRFASLKLMVLYRSSEKMLADAVGADEGMTIFYYHHSHSYKYTGRLRVQNILSSVHYVMSLLPEQLPFKILKTVKDLEIFLGSTDKALILSEFCGWTQKLLAKGGNNSSEFGFGNL; translated from the exons ATGAGAACGGTGGTTGCACTATTACTGCTGCTACTACCATTGGTTGTTGCTGAAAGCGGCAACAGCAATTCCTTAATCGAATGGCAGATCCTTTCGAAGCTCAACTACTCTTCCCAGATTCGTCTCCATCCcaatcttcttctttttgttacGCTCCCTT GGTCGGGTGAATCTCGGTCCCTTATGAAGGAGTTGGCCGATGTAGTTTCTCATGATCAAGGAAGATTTGCTTCACTGAAGCTGATGGTTTTATATAGGAGCAGTGAGAAAATGCTGGCAGATGCAGTTGGAGCTGATGAGGGAATGACAATATTTTATTATCATCATTCACACTCCTACAAGTATACAGGAAGACTTCGCGTGCAGAACATATTGTCATCTGTCCATTATGTTATGTCTCTGTTGCCAGAACAGCTtcctttcaaaattctaaaaactgtcaaagacttagaaattttccttGGTTCAACCGACAAGGCTTTGATTCTTTCTGAATTTTGTGGATGGACCCAGAAATTGCTTGCAAAAGGTGGCAATAACAGCAGCGAATTTGGTTTTGGTAACTTATGA